In one Nicotiana sylvestris chromosome 8, ASM39365v2, whole genome shotgun sequence genomic region, the following are encoded:
- the LOC138874675 gene encoding uncharacterized protein gives MWDAWANGKEPPSAIPGFPELFPRASRTSNIPISYPNTPLGYPTISAHFAGIPSEACPQVLTSDAASNIFTAPPCSAMAQPALPRPSFDPSSFTFQAPPFPMESTQFTINAYSQSPRYEFTTEQEKTAKTPEQEEITRKMRSMEQSLKNIQGLSRQKSVSYADLCMFPHVHLPFGFKTPKFEKYDGHGDPIAHLKRYCNQLRRAGGKEELLIAYFGESLVGITSEWYMDQDISRWHIWDDLARDFFRQFQYNIGIAPDRNSLSNLKKKSSKSFREYTIKWHEQAARVKPPMNETEMVSVFLQAQDADYYQNMMSAMGRPFAKAIKIGEMVENGLKTGQILSQSAIRATSQAIQGGSGGVENRKKKEEAAMATSSARKPHPSRPLFSERTPQYYYPHQDMAYAMVPQPYEMMNAQPYVRPQQQFNQNQAPFPRNQPPHQAHYNPRPPQNNFRTREPPKIPNFTPIGAEGHDTNDYWTLKRAVENLIEQKRIVLKDEDVPNVTNNLLPAHNNGPVIGMICKDREFDLALKSIIAIADVEKKPKVVAKQDKGEKKSKPTPQNTEKKMEVETGAAPSKDVILYVPQGHKKEQMSLIPPRRFELNKGAKMYVPKGTYVVQGPIVPPRLNEPVVIGRALQRPMIDPTAIPWNYNKAVVTHKGKEISGEVKENHPAEKYLNLEEMNNATKKRFPPKKPVVLKKQKCSFRK, from the exons atgtgggatgcctgggCAAACGGAAAAGAACCACCAAGTGCAATACCCGGATTCCCTGAGCTGTTTCCTAGGGCAAGtaggacctccaacatccccataagttatccaaataccccactgggatatcctaccatttcagcccactttgcTGGAATACCTTCTGAGGCCTGCCCCCAGGTGTTAACTTCAGATGCGGCTTCAAATATATTCACCGCGCCACCTTGTTCAGCCATGGCACAACCTGCTTTACCCAGGCCTAGTTTCGATCCatcttccttcacatttcaagcaccacctTTCCCAATGGAATCAACCCAGTTTACTATCAATGCTTACTCTCAGTCGCCTCGGTACGAGTTTACCACAGAGCAGGAGAAAACCGCAAAAACCCCTGAACAAGAGGAGATTACCAGAAagatgagaagcatggagcaaagtcttaaaaatatacagggtctgagtAGGCAGAAGAGCgtatcttacgctgacctgtgcatgttcccacaCGTACATCTACCCTTCGGTTTCAAAACCccgaagtttgaaaaatatgacgggcatggggatcccattgctcacctcaaaaggtactgtAACCAACTGCGGAgagcgggcggaaaagaagaacttctCATAGCCTACTTTGGAGAGAGTTTGGTCGGCATCacttcagaatggtatatggatcaagatATATCTCGCTGGCATATCTGGGACGACCTGGCTCGGGACTTTTTCAGacagtttcaatataacatcggcattgcccctgacaggaattcattatcaaatctaaagaagaagtccTCGAAAAGCTTCCGAGAGTATACTATCAAATGGCACGAACAAGCGGCTAGAGTCAAACCTCCAATGAATGAAACAGAGATGGTCAGTGTCTTCCTTCAAGCCCAAGAtgctgattattatcaaaacatgatgtctgcgatGGGTAGGCCGTTCGCCAAAGCCAttaaaatcggtgaaatggttgaaaatgggttgaaaacagggcaaatcttgagtcagtctgctataagggctacttcccaagcaatccaaggcgggtctggaggagTAGAAAATCGAAAAAAGAAGGAAGAAGCAGCAATGGCAACTTCAAGTGCAAGAAAACCCCATCCATCCAGACCTCTTTTCTCTGAAAGAACCCCACAATATTACTATCCCCACCAAGATATGGCTTATGCTATGGTTCCTCAGCCATATGAAATGATGAATGCCCAACCCTACgttaggccacaacaacaatttaaTCAAAACCAAGCTCCATTtcccagaaatcaacctcctcaccaagctcactataatccccgacctccacaaaacAACTTCCGTACCCGGGAACCACCCAAGATACCAAacttcacacccatcg gggcagaagggcatgatacAAATGATTATTGGACCTTGAAGAGGGCTGTGGAAAATCTGATAGAACAAAAGAGAATAGTGCTAAAGGACGAAGATGTTCCTAATGTAACCAACAATCTATTACCGGCCCATAACAACGGGCcagttattggaatgatttgtaaAGACAGAGAGTTTGACCTAGCTCTAAAATCCATCATTGCCATAGCCGATGTGGAAAAGAAGCCAAAAGTTGTCGCAAAACAAGACAAGGGGGAGAAGAAGAGCAAACCTACCCCCCAGAAtacagaaaagaaaatggaagttgaaactggggcagcgCCCTCCAAAGATGTCATTCTCTATGTTCCTCAAGGCCACAAGAAAGAACAGATGTCATTGATTCCTCCTAGAAGGTTTGAGCTAAACAAGGGAGctaaaatgtatgtgcccaaggggACCTATGTGGTGCAGGGGCCAATAGttccaccaaggctgaatgagcccgtggttattggtcgCGCGCTGCAAAGGCCCATGATAGATCCGActgccattccatggaactataacAAAGCGGTAGTAACTCACAAAGGCAAAGAGATCTCGGGAGAAGTTAAGGAAAATCACCCAGCTGAGAAGTACCTCAATCTGGAGGAAATGAATAATGCCACAAAGAAGCGTTTCCCACCTAAGAAGCCAGTAGTGCTGAAGAAGCAGAAGTgttctttcagaaaatga